In a genomic window of Callithrix jacchus isolate 240 chromosome 22, calJac240_pri, whole genome shotgun sequence:
- the NANOS3 gene encoding nanos homolog 3, producing the protein MGTFDLWTDYLGLARLVRALSGKEGPETRLNPQPEPEEPVPEPVPTPGPQEEKHCLEPSPAPERLCSFCKHNGESRAIYLSHVLKDEAGRVLCPILRDYVCPQCGATREHAHTRRFCPLTGQGYTSVYSHTTRNSAGKKLVRPDKAKTQDSGHRRGGGAGFRGAGKSEPSPSSGSPSMST; encoded by the exons ATGGGGACCTTTGACCTGTGGACAGATTACCTAGGTTTGGCACGCCTGGTTAGGGCTCTGAGTGGTAAAGAGGGGCCTGAGACCAGGCTGAACCCCCAGCCAGAGCCAGAGGAGCCAGTGCCAGAGCCGGTGCCAACACCAGGACCCCAGGAGGAGAAGCACTGCCTGGAGCCCTCGCCAGCTCCCGAACGTCTGTGTTCTTTCTGCAAACACAACGGGGAGTCCCGGGCCATCTACCTGTCTCACGTGCTGAAGGACGAGGCCGGCAGGGTGCTGTGTCCCATCCTGCGGGACTACGTGTGCCCCCAGTGTGGCGCCACACGTGAGCATGCCCACACCCGACGCTTCTGCCCACTCACTGGACAGGGCTACACCTCGGTCTACAGCCACACCACCCGAAACTCGGCGGGCAAGAAGCTGGTCCGGCCTGACAAGGCGAAGACACAGGACTCGGGCCACCGccgaggaggaggagcag GTTTCAGAGGTGCCGGGAAGTCTGAGCCTTCGCCCTCCTCCGGCTCTCCTTCCATGTCCACCTAG